The following coding sequences lie in one Haematobia irritans isolate KBUSLIRL chromosome 3, ASM5000362v1, whole genome shotgun sequence genomic window:
- the br gene encoding broad-complex core protein — MDETQHFCLRWNNYQSSITSAFENLRDDEDFVDVTLACEGRSIKAHRVVLSACSPYFRDLLKSTPCKHPVILLQDVNFHDLHSLVEFIYHGEVNVHQKSLQSFLKTAEVLRVSGLTQQQAEETHSQLAQIQNLANSARTPLNPLHTPIHDESPLYQRNAVSPPPPLPPTQIPFFKRNMGMLRRDHNNSTSSAEDPTNTLKRMRGPDNGLPPSNNNSPDIVHPRSTSPQLTPTDFSTMKHNNNNSPTPKDEKRNGSNPSGNGSGNGNGNGNANANGNGNGITSGEKLGSLTPSPLARRAEDVKSEPMELVCSNNNEEHSNDSHGDNEQLRVGSVDCGKGSMSSGNDEEIENTMPSHQSSAPFLISPAESKLFPSAPFTFPMGNLDPAAAFASLNSQMPSAADIAASPQGGSTNLLGGVIVPGVNANTSSNHHHSTHALHHEHHLHQANERNVAADEASETSERHQREPQSEPSQQSSSFPNTPSPHHHHLHHHQQQLQQQSQSAQSPPPHSHAHSQFGLQQHPLSMLPTHHLHSHHDLSPSTHHHHHHLNRAPSPFDHHHLLQHRRSSLSPSPTGRSSASSAAGILASSRASELAGGNRLLLPLPLNACHRCDVCGKLLSTKLTLKRHKEQQHLQPLNNAVCNLCHKVFRTLNSLNNHKSIYHRRQKHHSYFHHASVGGGVGGSSGPGSRLHQSLSSLSAAAAANSSATQRGNDNAVAAAAAAAAAAAELLLSPIVGAAAVAGGNSGPTMQLSSHQQQSSPNIVKPCMDYL, encoded by the exons AGCACACCCTGCAAACATCCAGTGATTCTATTGCAGGATGTAAATTTCCACGATTTACATTCATTGGTCGAATTCATATATCATGGCGAAGTTAATGTACATCAAAAGTCACTGCAATCGTTTCTCAAAACAGCCGAAGTTTTACGGGTCTCTGGACTAACACAGCAACAGGCCGAAGAAACACATAGT CAATTAGCTCAAATACAGAATCTGGCAAATTCGGCCCGAACACCACTGAATCCGCTACACACACCAATACACGATGAGTCGCCTTTGTACCAGCGAAATGCGGTATCGCCACCACCACCATTACCGCCCACACAAATACCGTTTTTCAAACGTAATATGGGCATGTTGAGACGTGATCACAATAATTCCACATCATCTGCGGAAGATCCCACCAACACATTGAAGAGAATGCGTGGCCCCGACAATGGTTTGCCCCCCAGCAATAATAACAGTCCCGATATTGTCCACCCACGTAGTACATCGCCGCAACTTACGCCAACGGATTTCTCAACAATGAaacacaataacaacaactcacCAACGCCAAAGGATGAAAAAC GTAATGGTTCAAATCCCTCTGGAAATGGTAGTGGCAATGGTAATGGCAACGGCAACGCAAATGCAAATGGTAATGGAAACGGTATTACATCGGGAGAAAAATTAGGCAGTCTTACACCCTCTCCACTGGCCCGTAGGGCTGAAGATGTCAAATCGGAACCCATGGAATTGGTATGCAGTAATAATAATGAGGAACATAGTAATGATTCGCACGGCGACAATGAACAGTTGCGTGTGGGTAGTGTCGATTGCGGCAAAGGCTCAATGAG CTCGGGAAACgatgaagaaattgaaaataccATGCCCTCACATCAATCATCGGCTCCCTTTCTAATTTCGCCGGCTGAATCAAAGTTATTTCCATCAGCACCCTTCACATTTCCCATGGGCAACCTTGATCCAGCAGCTGCATTTGCCA GCTTGAATTCCCAGATGCCATCCGCCGCCGATATAGCCGCTTCCCCACAAG GTGGAAGCACTAACCTACTCGGTGGCGTTATTGTGCCAGGGGTCAATGCAAATACAAGTAGCAACCACCATCATTCCACTCATGCACTTCACCACGAACACCATTTGCACCAAGCGAACGAGCGCAATGTGGCCGCGGATGAAGCGAGTGAAACGAGTGAGCGCCATCAGCGTGAACCACAATCGGAGCCAAGTCAGCAATCAAGTTCCTTCCCCAATACACCTTCCCCCCATCACCACCATTTGCATCATCACCAACAGCAGCTGCAACAGCAGTCCCAATCAGCCCAAAGTCCCCCACCGCACAGTCATGCACATTCGCAATTTGGCTTGCAACAACATCCCCTATCCATGCTTCCCACCCACCATTTGCATTCCCACCATGACCTCTCCCCTTCCACGCACCATCACCACCATCACTTGAATCGTGCTCCATCGCCATTCGATCATCACCATTTGCTGCAGCATCGACGTTCCTCTTTGTCGCCCTCACCCACCGGCCGCTCTTCCGCCTCATCTGCAGCCGGAATTTTAGCATCGTCAAGGGCTTCTGAATTGGCTGGCGGTAACCGCTTACTTCTGCCATTACCACTAAATGCCTGTCATCGTTGCGATGTTTGTGGCAAACTCTTAAGCACCAAATTGACACTCAAGCGCCATAAGGAGCAACAACACTTGCAGCCGCTCAACAATGCCGTATGCAATCTATGCCACAAAGTATTCCGAACCCTGAACAGCTTAAATAATCACAAGAGCATTTACCATAGGCGTCAGAAGCACCACTCGTATTTCCACCATGCCTCCGTAGgtggcggagttggtggatcctCTGGTCCAGGCAGTCGTCTGCATCAATCCTTGAGTTCGCTGAGTGCTGCCGCAGCAGCCAATAGCTCCGCAACGCAAAGAGGAAACGACAATGCAGTAGCAGCCGCCGCTGCAGCAGCAGCTGCGGCCGCCGAACTCCTCCTATCGCCCATTGTGGGAGCTGCTGCAGTAGCCGGTGGCAATTCGGGACCCACCATGCAACTCTCCTCTCATCAGCAGCAATCATCACCAAACATCGTGAAACCCTGCATGGACTACTTATAA